In a single window of the Panthera leo isolate Ple1 chromosome A1, P.leo_Ple1_pat1.1, whole genome shotgun sequence genome:
- the PCDHB10 gene encoding protocadherin beta-10, with protein sequence MEAGMLCCPRQRQVLFLFMFGGVSLAGSGFGQYSVTEETERGSFVVNLAKDLGLGDQELVSRGARVVSDNKQHLLLDPHSGDLLTNEKLDREKLCGLTEPCLLYFQILMDNPFQIYRAELRVRDINDHSPMFRDKETVLKILENTAEGTAFRLERAEDSDGGLNGIQSYIINPNPFFHIKISDSDEGMIYPELVLDKALDREKQHELSLTLTALDGGSPPRSGTTTIRIVILDINDNAPQFSQTMYETQAPENSPVGSLIAKVSAGDIDSGVNADLSYSFFDASEDIRETFQINPFSGEIVLIVLLDYELVKSYKINIQAMDGGGLAATCTVLVEVLDINDNPPELIMSSLSNHVAENSPETVLAVFRIKDRDSGENGKMHCYIQDNLPFLLKPSVENFYILMTEGGLDRESQAQYNITITVTDLGTPRLKTQHNITVTVSDVNDNAPAFSQTTYTLRVRENNSPALHIGSVSATDRDSGANAQVTYSLLPPADPQLPLASLVSINADNGQLFALRSLDYEALQAFEFGVRAADRGSPALSSQARVRVLVLDDNDNAPFVLYPPQNGSAPCTELVPRAAEAGYLVTKVVAVDGDSGQNAWLSYQLLKATEPGLFGVWAHNGEVRTARLLSERDAVKHRLVVLVKDNGEPPRSASVTLHVLLVDGFSQPYLPLPEVAAAEARADPLTVYLVVALASVSSLFLFSVLVFVAVRLCRRSRAASAGRCSGPEGHFPGHLVDVSGAGTLSQSYQYEVCLRGGSGTSEFKFLKPIIPNIQAQDSGGQSEENSTFRNSFGFNLQ encoded by the coding sequence ATGGAGGCTGGAATGTTGTGCTGCCCAAGACAAAGGCAAGTcctatttctctttatgtttggGGGAGTATCCTTAGCAGGTTCTGGGTTTGGACAATATTCTGTgacagaggaaacagagagaggatCATTTGTGGTTAATCTGGCAAAGGATCTGGGGCTAGGGGACCAGGAATTGGTTTCAAGGGGAGCCCGGGTGGTCTCTGATAACAAACAACACTTGCTCCTGGATCCTCATTCTGGAGATTTGCTCACAAATGAGAAACTGGACCGGGAAAAGCTGTGTGGCCTCACAGAGCCCTGTTTGctgtatttccaaattttaatgGATAACCCCTTTCAGATTTACCGGGCTGAGCTGAGGGTCAGGGACATAAATGATCATTCACCAATGTTTCGGGACAAAGAGACGgtcttaaaaatattagaaaatacagcTGAAGGGACAGCATTTCGACTAGAAAGAGCAGAGGATTCAGATGGAGGACTTAACGGTATACAAAGCTACATTATCAACCCAAACCcttttttccatattaaaattaGTGACAGTGATGAAGGCATGATATATCCAGAACTAGTATTGGATAAGGCACTGGACCGGGAGAAGCAGCACGAACTCAGTTTAACACTCACGGCACTGGATGGTGGGTCTCCACCCAGGTCTGGGACCACCACAATACGAATTGTGATCCTGGACATCAATGATAATGCTCCCCAGTTTTCTCAGACAATGTATGAGACCCAGGCCCCAGAAAACAGCCCAGTAGGGTCCCTTATTGCAAAAGTCTCTGCAGGAGATATAGATTCTGGAGTCAATGCAGACCTATCCTATTCATTTTTTGATGCTTCTGAAGATATTCGAGAAACCTTTCAAATCAATCCTTTTTCTGGAGAAATTGTCCTCATAGTGTTGCTTGATTATGAGCTAGTAAagtcttacaaaataaatatacaggcAATGGATGGAGGGGGTCTTGCTGCAACATGTACCGTTTTGGTGGAAGTATTAGATATCAATGACAATCCCCCTGAACTGATCATGTCATCACTTTCCAACCATGTCGCTGAGAACTCTCCTGAGACGGTACTGGCTGTTTTTAGAATTAAAGACAGAGActctggagaaaatggaaaaatgcacTGCTACATTCAAGATAATCTGCCATTCCTTCTGAAACCCTCTGTGGAAAATTTTTACATCCTCATGACAGAAGGAGGGCTGGACAGGGAAAGTCAAGCCCAGTACAACATCACCATCACCGTCACCGACTTGGGGACCCCCAGGCTGAAAACGCAGCACAACATAACCGTGACGGTCTCCGACGTCAACGACAACGCCCCCGCCTTCAGCCAAACCACCTACACCCTGCGCGTCCGCGAGAACAACAGCCCCGCCCTGCACATCGGCAGCGTGAGCGCCACGGACAGGGACTCGGGCGCCAACGCCCAGGTCACCTACTCGCTGCTGCCGCCCGCGGACCCGCAGctgcccctggcctccctggtGTCCATCAACGCGGACAACGGGCAGCTGTTCGCGCTCAGGTCCCTGGATTACGAGGCGCTGCAGGCGTTCGAGTTCGGCGTGCGCGCGGCCGACCGCGGCTCGCCCGCGCTCAGCAGCCAGGCGCGGGTGCGCGTGCTGGTGCTGGACGACAACGACAACGCGCCCTTCGTGCTGTACCCGCCGCAGAACGGCTCTGCGCCCTGCACCGAGCTGGTGCCCAGGGCGGCCGAGGCGGGCTACCTGGTGACCAAGGTGGTGGCGGTGGACGGCGACTCGGGCCAGAACGCCTGGCTGTCGTACCAGCTGCTCAAGGCCACGGAGCCCGGGCTGTTCGGCGTGTGGGCGCACAACGGCGAGGTGCGCACTGCCCGGCTGCTGAGCGAGCGCGACGCCGTCAAGCACAGGCTGGTGGTGCTGGTCAAGGACAATGGCGAGCCGCCGCGCTCGGCCAGCGTCACGCTGCACGTGCTGCTGGTGGACGGCTTCTCGCAGCCCTACCTGCCGCTCCCGGAGGTGGCGGCGGCCGAGGCGCGGGCCGACCCGCTCACCGTCTACTTGGTCGTGGCCTTGGCGTCCGTGTCGTCGCTCTTCCTGTTCTCGGTGCTGGTGTTCGTGGCGGTGCGGCTGTGCAGGCGGAGCCGGGCGGCGTCTGCGGGTCGCTGCTCGGGGCCCGAGGGCCACTTTCCGGGCCACTTGGTGGACGTCAGCGGCGCGGGGACGCTGTCGCAGAGCTACCAGTATGAGGTGTGTCTGCGGGGAGGCTCGGGGACCAGTGAATTCAAGTTCCTCAAGCCCATTATCCCCAATATCCAGGCACAGGACTCTGGGGGGCAAAGCGAAGAAAATTCCACCTTTCGAAATAGCTTTGGATTTAACTTAcagtaa